In Clupea harengus unplaced genomic scaffold, Ch_v2.0.2, whole genome shotgun sequence, a single window of DNA contains:
- the LOC122130536 gene encoding cytochrome c oxidase assembly factor 4 homolog, mitochondrial: MSSPSPHDRSRSEDEDDPVDKMISKTGCAELHYGVQECMAEHQDWRKCRPEVQNFKDCMMAFQKARIEQQQKSRNPSTETA, from the coding sequence ATGTCATCCCCGTCGCCACATGATCGTAGTCGGAGTGAGGACGAAGATGATCCCGTGGACAAAATGATATCGAAAACGGGCTGCGCCGAACTTCACTATGGTGTTCAGGAATGCATGGCTGAGCATCAGGACTGGCGCAAATGTCGACCTGAAGTGCAGAACTTTAAAGATTGCATGATGGCCTTCCAGAAAGCACGGATAGAACAACAGCAAAAGAGTCGAAATCCAAGCACAGAGACGGCATAG